The nucleotide sequence AGAACAGGGGTGTTTTGTTCATACCATCCCTCCTTTTTCTTTCGTTGTGCCTCACCAAATGGTGGGTATTTATGTGTAAATGTCAACAGATGTAACGTGCTGTCAACCTGAAAAGGGAAAGGGAAAGGTTGCCCAGCTTGTGCTGCGAGTTTGGACTCACCTCGTGGCTGACGTGTGTCCATTTTGCTCGGCCTGTTCAAGTGGGCCGTAGTTCGTCGTTGCGCACCATGTCTGGTGTTCCTCACTGACTGCTCACCAGCTGGAAGCACGGAATACTGAATGGTTCATGGTGCTCGCATCAAGTTGATCTCGATCTGCTGTAGGCCTGTAGCTGTTTTCCGAATTTGAGCGAGTGCCGTTGATGGTTTCGGTCATTTGGAAGTACGGCAGGTCACGATGTGGGTGTTCGTGGTCGGTCGGAACTCGGAAGGTACGTGGCCTATGCTTCTCTTCTCTGACTGTGTGCAGTGTTCACACCCCCTCCTATCCACAGTGGGGAATGGGCGAAGGGCAAATAGCCAAATCTCGGCAGGAAAATCGTGACGTCCATCCGTCTTCCTGTCCTCCACACCCGACCGCTTGGTTGCCTTCGCGGCTTCGCCTCTCACCGTCCGTCCATCCGTCGTGAACAGTGGAGCCCGAGCGCGCGCGCCGCACGGCGTCGCCATGCAAGCGCGCCCCTGCCAGCGCTCCTCCCGCTTCCATCTGACAGGTTCCCAGCCACGAAAACTCCGCAAACGTCGCACGCACGTACGCCGTCTCCATGCCATGCATGCACACCGCGCTAATTAACCCGAGATCGATCGGCCCCCATCGCGGAAGCCAGGACCGATCACCCGACCACGCACAAACCACCTCCGCACGGATTAGCAGACGCTGACGGCGAGCACCCAGCAGAATTAGCGGAGCGCgcgacgatggcggcggcgggcgtCTTCTGGGGAGGCGGGAGGGCGGACGAGGTGGCTGACTTCGACGAGTACGACCCCACCCCCTACGGCGGCGGCTACGACATCGCGCTCACCTTCGGGCGCCCGCTGCCGCCCTCCGAGGAGACCTGCTACCCGATCTCCACCGCCACTTCCTCCGCCTCCTCGTACGACCGTCCCCAGCAGGCGCAGCACGGAGGCCGGAGGCCCGGCGGGTCCGAGGAGTCCCACGGGTCAGCTGCAGGGTACGGTGGAGGCGGCGGGTACGCGGGGGCGGGGCGGCCTCATCAGCCTCATAAAGAGGAGACCCACGGCTACGGGAGGAAGGgacacgacgacgatgacgagcaGCAGGCGTACCGGAAGCCGAAGCCGGCGTACGGGGACGACCACGAGCAGCAGGCGTACCGGAAGCCGAAGCCCTCGTacggggacgacgacgacgaccaggcGTACAGGAAGCCGAAACCGTCGTACGGGGACGAGAAGCCCAGCTACGGCCGGAAGAAGAAAGTGAGCGTAGGCCGATGGGCCTTAAACTCGTAATCTGGGCCGTTTTAAACATGGGCTCGAGCTGTAGTCCCTCTTAGCTTAACTGCAAGTTCCCGTACGTGCTAATGGTTTGTTGGCCTGCGTGAAATTACAGGGTGACGCTGACGACGATGACTCGGATGACGACGACAACAGAAAACCACGTTACAAaaagaacgacgacgacgactccgATGACGATGACAAGAAGAAGCGTTACGAGAAGAACAACCGCCGCCGCCACGACTACGACGATTGAGCTATTCAGTCTCATATACACTAATCATGCGTTATACGTACTATGTATCGTCCTCGCTGAATCTCCTATACCAGTAGTAAATAAGCAAGGCTAGGATGGACACAGTTTTGCTTCTCAAGTGACGCCGCCTACTTTTTTCCTTGTTTTTGTTCTTCAGCTTCCTACTGCCCTGATAACCTATATAcctgatgctgaaatttggcttatactaATGTTTAtgttgaaatattgtgagagaaaaataccattatatggctgaaaagtagttctgaataatCTCAAGCGGGTTATTTGTGATGATTGTTCTTTGAACAAAATAGTACCGTTGATTTTCAGGTTCACAGTAAAAAAAGTCATAAATGACATGCTGCACAGGTGCTGTTCTTCGTAGCTGCTATTGGTCAACTTGCATTCTTCACTGACATATAGCAATTTTCCAATCCTAAATTCAATGACAAAAGTGCAACTGGAAAATGACATTATTTATCCATCCATCATAGCAACTACTCTCTCCGTCtacaaaagaatacaattatagTATCCATGCCGGTCAATGTAGCTCAAGTTTAACCAggtttatagtaaataatataatattaacatttatgttcCCAAATAAATTAAttgtaaaaatatattctataactaatctaatgatacttctTTTATATGATGCATGAATGTTTGtgctttttatataaattttagtCAAAATTCATATGGTTTGACTCATCGAAAGACGAGAATTCCATTTTTTTGTGGACGGGAGAgtacttagggcctgtttagtttccaaaattttttgcgcagtacccatcacatcgaattttgcggcacatgtatgtaatactaaatgtagacgaaaaaaactaattgcacagttgggtgagaaatcgtgagacgaaactttcaaacctaattagtccataattagacactaattgccaaatacaaacgaaagtgctactgtGTAACCTAGGACGGCTACTGTGTAAACCTGTAGCTCCCAGTGGTAAGTCTATCTCCAACATGTGACCCATTGCAGAACCTAGATCTAAAATAGTTCTATAATATAATACATATAGCCTCCCACAGAGTACATATATGGAAGACCCATTTTAAGTGTCAGGAGAGGCATAATCCAAaatatcctctctcctggaaactCATTTGCATAAAAAGTTATCTTTTGAGTCTTATTGTTGAAGAAGACTAAAATAGGTATTAAACTAAAGAACAAATAGATCTTGTATTTTATATTTTAGGTCATGGTTGTCGGAGACTAAGCGCATACCGTATTTGGCATTCGGCAATGATGCCTAGCTAGAGAACGGTACGGGGAATTCAAAGTTGCTCATCCTAGCTTGTTCTGAGCTGGGGAGCATGGGGTGGCTACATGATGGCAGTGCTATCTTTCCATGTCGTACGTTTATGTCACGTACACTTGTTTGGCCTCTCTCGTGCCAAGCTGTTTCGCTGCAACTTTAGGTTTCATGCGGTGCTTTCGTGATACGTACGATGTTTCTTTCTTAAAGTTTGGAGATTTTCTTGTTTTACAGACAGGCTAAACAGTGTACAGATCGAGTACAGACTAGACATACAGTGTGTGTACACCCTATAAATACTCATGTACATATGCATTGAGATTGATGAGAAAAATAAaccaaaatactgttctgactgatcgttgtgagaaaaaaatactgttctgtctGAAAACACCAACACTGTTCACATAAACAGTGTCACTATGAATGCGCTGGCCAGCCCAGCTCCAgccggccagccagccgaacgcgcCGATATTGTCTACCGTCTACCGTAGAAAGAATCATTAGCCATGAATGCAAGCATCATGCTTAGTCTTTATCTTGTGTATTAATCAATCATTCTAGCTATACGGTCGCGGACAAACATGTCTTTTCCTCCTCCTCCAAAAGCTAAtctcgaccggactctggtcagTCAACGGTTTATTATTTGCTGATACGTGATATCAACAAGGACTACGAAACAGTAGTGTACTGTTCACTACTACACGTTTAATTTTGGATGCCGTCACCCTTTTCTTAACGGAGACgggcaccttttttttttttgctcgccAACATTATTCCGAGGCAGGCAGGCCCCTGAGCGGCTGCCTTGGTTAATGTTTAATGGAGGCTATCGTCTCGGTTAATCACGCATTAATCGAGGCGATCATCATAATGTGACCGGCTCCGTAAATCAATTAACCGAGGTGGCCTGATTAAAATAACCGTCTCCGTTAATATGTGATTAATGGAGGTGGTCTTCTTTACAATGCCCGCCTCTGTTACTGCTGTGGCTATAAATGTACCCTCCCCCGCCTTTCTTCTTTCTCGTGGCTCCTCTTCTAATTTTTAGGGTTTTGAGCCCCAAAACCCAAAAAAATGAGCAAAATCTAGGGGGAGAAGTTTTGCTCTTGGTTTGTTGAAGGAGGACACCGCAAAAAGGTAGATACACCGTAAAAGATTAAAACATAAACGGAACCGGGCAAGTTAGggtgaccgcctccgttaattaacattaaccgaggcggttgccttAAGACGCTCGCCTCCGTTaaatgattaaccgaggcgggcagggCAACCGCCTCTGTAAAGtcacgattaaccgtgacctttgatcGGAGGTGGTTGCAATGTCCGCCTCTATTAATCCTTTTTGTCCGCCTCCATTAAGATTTCTATAGTAAGCGTTTTTTATAGCTTTGCCGTGATGAAGGACACCAGACATGGACACTGTAGTGTTCAGTGTTGATGTGGCCGGTAGTTGGATATTTGCTCGGGTCGTGacacggactaaattttagtctctAAAAACACCCAAATAAACCGCCAATAGTTCGCAGGAACACAGTCGCATCAAGACGCTGCCCATGCTTTCCATCGAGTATCTTCCAAAATAATCCTTGTTTGCCTTGCCAAGTTGCCATGCGTCATGGGTGCTTGCAAAATCTGGTAGGAAGTCACCAGCCTAGCTAGgaaagtatcaaagatgtgttTGGCTGCTGTTGTGAGCGGTAGGCTGTGAAAAAACAGTTGTAAGAAAGCAGCAGTGGGAAAGCAGAAAACCATTTGATTAGAGCCGCTGTCAAACCGTAGGCTATGTAAAAAATACCTGTAATGCCCCTGAATACTTGGGGACATGTTTATATGCAAATTGCTCGTAACAAAATAATTTGTTCACTAATTCGCATTTCAATGACTATTTTAGCAAGGAAAAAATAATTTTCTAAAGTTTTTAAAAATGGGTTCTTCATGTCCTTGGCTGCAACAGTAGTGGACCCCTTGCGTTTTATTTTTCCTTGGTTCCCTGTCTTCTCAGCTTTCTCTGTAGGTTTTGGTACCTCCTCTACATCCTCATCACTCTCCTCGGAGGATATATCTCCAGGACAGGATGCCGAAGACCCACTAACATGTGTCTTGCCAAAAATAATATGCATATCATGAAAAAAAACTTTGGTCCATGCTTTCGAAACTTCTGATGATTGCATTTTATTCCTTTCTCACTATTGTTGCATCTCtgaaattaaataaataaaattagcAAGACACACTACAACAAATAACAGGAAAAAAATATATGTACAGTGATGGTACAATACTTACAGCAAGGTGTTCATCCCACCATTCCTGCGGGCAATCAACAGTTTCTTTTCTGCATCCCATCCAAGACCAGTAGCACAATTCTTGAACTCCATAGAGACTAGTAGCAGTGAAAATTCCCATCGGCCTATTCCCAGCTTCTATTTCTTCTTTGCAGGCATCAAACAAATGCCTCAAAAAAACCATCACTCCAATCTGCCTTGTCACCCATTCttgaaccaaacaaaaaaaattcaatCAATTTGCAGGCAACACAGCAAGTTTACTGTTGGGACACGATTATGAGTCGCGGAGGCCAGGGACCGCAACAGTAATGAAAGCTAACGATTATGAGTGATGTACAGGAAGAGAAGATGAAAACCTCCGCCCGATCGGTTGATCAGGACGAAGGATAGAGGATGCGGCGAAGGCACCCGAATGCGGTCTGAGGCGAAGGCTCTGGCGACCGGAGCGAAGATACCCGGATGTAGCCAACGGCAAAGGCTCGGGTGGCACCTGCGGAGGCTACGGAGAGTCAACGCGAAGGTACGGGCGAAGGTCGCCCCGGACAGAGCCCCCGAGTGTCGAGGATCTTCCTGAAGGATGGCGGTGCTGGGCCGTGGGCCACAGATGGACTCACGGTTGCGGCCCATCAAGCAAAGGCAGTTGAATAAGAAGACACCTAAATTACCCTTAGCAGTTTCTATTAATATAGGAATATTCTGAGGATGTACTGTAACCGTCATGGGGTAAAATTGTAAAAGAGTAGCCTTAGCAAGCGgtgccctataaaaggggaacacAAACTCTGTTCAAAAGAGAGAGGGTAGTTGAatgcatttatgaaaccctagtttggtctggacccacctgtcatgtGACACATCTTCGCCCGAGGCACCTGTTCGGATGAAGGCTTCGGCTATCTCCTTCTAGTCCCACCTGCTGGAAACCACCGTTTTCCAACATTGGCGCCTACCGCGTGTTGGCCAAGCAAGACCCACGATGGCAAGAAAGAGAGCAGCCTCTACTAGGGTTCCCGCAGAGCCCTCGACGAGAGGACAACCTAGGCGTAGTGCCCGCAGCACTTACGCTACAGCCCTAGAAGATCAAGCTGGAGAAGAACCCACGGTCGAAGACTAGCCTCCAGCATTTGAGGAGCAGCAAGCCCCAAGTCCCACTCCAGAACAAGAGCTTCAACAACTACATGCCTAGTTGCAGAGCATGCAATAAGAAAGAGATAGGGTCGTAGTAGCCTTCGTCACAAATCAACGGGCAGCCCAAGCATCAGCTCAGGCAGCAGAGATCAGGCAGCAGCTAGCCGTCTTATAAGCCAAAATACAAAGTATGCAGCCTTTGTAATCGAACTTCAACATGTCCAACCAACTCCACTCAGCAAACCAAAGCCAACCCAATCCCCCGCCACGTTCCATAGCACAACCAACCTTCGACACACCCTACACTTCACCACAAACCCACAGAACCATCGATTCTAAATCGCCACTATCCGAAGGCATCTAGAGCTCACCCTGACCCCCTCCTACAAACTCATCACCTTGCCTAAATTCAATGGAAGATCAGACCCATGACAATTCATCATGAGCTTTGAGGCAGTAGTAGCTTCCACTGGTGGAAATGAAGCGGTGCTAGCCAAATCCTTCGTCATTACAGCTGAAGGTGATGTGCTAGCCTGGTATTCAATGCCAAGGTCAAGTTATGTCTATTCATGGAAAGACCTTCGTGATAAGATCTTAGAAAATTTCAAGGGGTTCACAAGTGAATCCTTGACTTCCATGGACCTGTTTCAATGCAAGTAAAATCAAGGAGAAGCCCTAAAGGACTACTTCCATAAAATCGTGCAAATAAAGGCAAAAGCACCCAATGTCCTAGAGGACGTCGCTATTGAAGCAGCAATCAAAGGCCTTCGCATAGGTCCATTCGTAGCTCACCTAGCCAGGGAAAAGCATCGGACCATCGAAGACCTTTACAATGAATTTGAGAAGTATTGCAGATCTAACAATGACCTCCGTAGAAGACTATAAGAACAAAACCAAAGCAAGCAGTTCTAGGGCAACAATAGAAATGCCCACAAGGGCAATAGAAGCTAAGGTCAGCTGCAGCCATAGCAAGCGTAAAACCAGCAAATCTTCAACATAGAACAATGAGGAAACAGCCAGCAGGGGTAGCAACCAGCGAAGGTAGGCCCAAACAACATGTCCTAGAAACAACCCGAAGGCAAGGGAAATCACCAAGGTAGGAACTAGAATAGAAACCAAAACCAAAGGCAACGAAGGCAATATTGTTTCTTTCATAGAGAAAACAAAGGACACACAACCAAGGACTGCCTAGACGCCAAGGAGACCTAAGAAAGGATCAAAAGCAGAGCAAATCTGCCACCTCTGCCACAACAACTCATAAGAGAGGTGAACCATACCTTCACAACATCTCAGCAACAATACTACCCAATTTACCCAAGACTAAACTCCACTCAAATTCACCCGTCCACTTTAGCCACTACCtactacccaaacttcctacccaCATGGAGACCAAGTACACAATAGTAGGGGCTGACTAACAACCAACGGGCAGAGGCCAACCTCACTTACATAAACCCGAGGCCTCCGCACATAACACTCATTGAGACCAACCAGCCATCCCAAATACATAATAGATAGCTAGAGGCATTGCCTccgcctccaacaacatagcTCGCAACACCCAAAAATGAACCTAACCCAGAGAACCAACTCAACCCTCACACACCGCTTCCAACCATCGGCATGATATTGCCTATAGCTGGGGCTCCTCGATGGAGTTCTAGACTAAGAAGCAGAAGAAGGATCACCTTAGGTTGGTCAACATCATAGCAGTTCAAGGCCCAGTGCGTTACAAAGATTGGTCGAAGACGCCAATCACCTTTTTAGAACAAGATTTGCGGCTAGAGGGCTACCCTCATACCGATGCCATGGCAATCAAGGCCAACATTATAGGATAGAAAATCAATAGGGTTCTCATAGACTCCAAAAGCTCTGCAGATATTATCTTTGTAAATGCCTTTGACCAGCTGAAGCTAAGCAGGAGTCAATTATAGCCTTCAGACTCACCACTAATTGATTTTAGAGGGAAAAGGATAGATGCATTAGGAAAAATATCCCTCCTAGTCTCCTTCGTAGGTCAAGAAAACGCAAGAACAAAATATGTAACCTTCAACGTAGTAGATCTCTACTACCCCTACAACGCCATCTTCGAAAGAGGGTTCACAAACAAATTCAATGCAACCATTCATATGGGTTATCTATGTATGAAAATGACGGCCTTGCACAGAATCATCACAATTCACGATCGCTAGAAGGAAGCAAAAAATATAGAAAGAGCCATCTACAAGCTATAGTGCAACATCAACTCCGTCGAAGCAGCTAAAACTAATTCAACGGAGTCTCTGGACATGCCGAAGGGAAAAATAGATCTCAAGGATCAGGAAGAAACAAAGACAGTCCCATTGGAAGATGCAGTCCCAGACAGGATGGTCACGGTCGAAGGCAACCTGTCAAAAGAAGAGGAAATAGAGCTCATAAAAACCTTAGccaaaaacaaagacatcttcacATGGTCAGCCTCTAACCAGAAAGGGGTCAGTAGGGACATTATACAACACTCCCTTGACATCAGCCCTAGGATAAAACAAAAAAAGCAACGACAAAGGAAAATGTCAAAGAAGAGAATTTTACCAGCAAAAGCCGAAGTTCAAAGGTTGTTAAACACAAACATCATCAGAGAGATCAAGTACTCAGAATGGCTGGTGAATGTAGTACTAGTGCCAAAGAAAAATAGAAAGAGGAGAATATGCATAGACTTCATAGATCTAAACAAAGCATGCAAGAAAGATccatttccactaccaagaataGACACCTCCATTGACAAGGCAGCAGGATGCAAGCGTTTCTCTCTCCTAGATTGCTTCTCAGGATACCACCAGATTGAGCTCAAAAAAGAAGATGAGGAGAAGATAAGTTTCACTACCCCCTTTGGAACTTATTGTTACACAAGAATGCCCGAAGGATTGAAAAACGCTGGATCAACCTTGACCAGAATGACAAAGGCAGTCCTTGGCCCCCAGCTGCAGAAAAACATcatagcttatgttgatgatattgtggTGATGAGTAAGGATGAGGGAGACCACATAGCAGATTTAAAGGAAACATTCACCAATCTAAGAGAGATCGGGCTAAAACTCAACTAAAAAGTGTGTCTTCGGCGTAAGTAGAGGTAAAATGCTCAGCTACATCATAGAACCTGAAGGCATAAGAGCCAACCTAGATAAAACAAATGCCATAATTTCAATGGTGGAACCATCAACCAAAAAGGAAGTCCAAAAACTCACTGTAAGAATAGCAGCGttgaacagattcatctcaaagtcAGTAGAACATAGCCTCCCATTCTTCAAAGCTTTAAGGGCAGAGATAAACTGGAATGGGGGCCAGAACAATCAAAGGCCTTCTGGCAACTCAAAAATTATTTGGCTACCAAACTCATGGTAACAGTGTTGGATTCGGAGGCACCATTACTGTTATATGTTGCAGCCTCCGACCATACGGTTAGTGGGGTGCTtgtccaagagaaagaagaagagtcaAAGGTCATTCAACAGCCGATCTACTACATCTCAGTAGCCCTATCAAAAGCAAAGCTGAACTATATAAAGATAGAAAATAGCGTATGCAGTGCTGATCTCCTCAAGGAAATTGAATCATTATTTCCAAGCACATGAAATCATAGTACCATCTTCGCAACTGCTAGGGGACATACTCTGCAATAAAGAAGCCTTCGGAAGAATAGAGAAATGGGCAATAGAGCTATCCTAGTTCGAATTCAACTATGtatcaagaacaacaatcaagTCGCAGGCGTTAGCAGATTTTATGGCAGATTGGACACTTTCGGCACAACAAGCCCCGCAGCCTCAGCCCTAAATCTTGACACTTTACATAGACGGGGCCTAGGGGCATCTAGGCGCTGGGGCCTTCGCCATTTTGATAACACCATCTGGCCTCCGCACGAAGTATGTAGCAAGGTTGGCATTCAAAGCAACAAACAATATAGTAGAATACAAAGGCCTTATACTAGGCCTCAATAAGGCAAAGACACTtggagcaagaacactactggtAAAAATAGACTCCCAAGTCATAGTTGGATAAGTTGAAAAAGAATACATGGCACGGGAACTAGAACTGGCCAAATACCTGGCCATAGTAAGGGCTTTTGAGCGGAGGTTCTAGGGATTCACCCTGCAGTACATACCAAGTGCAGAAGCGGATGAATTAGCGAAGGCAATAGCAAATAACTTGCTCATACCAAATGGAGCCTTTTATTAAGTACTGCAAGCACCAGCAACGTAGGTCATGGCGAAGGCATTCAAAACAATCCTTATCACTAAGTCTGAAGACCGGAGGCAATTGATCATAGATTGCCTCAATAGCGTGCATCACACAAAGGATGAGGTGAGTACAGCCAGAATGGTAGGGAGAGCAAGAAACTATACACTGATAGAGGGAATACTGTACAAAAAAGGGGTTGTCCAGCCGCTGCTTTGTAATAACCcaggtgttagtcatgagttaagcagcGAGTTTGGACTCAAATAAGTTATGTCAAGTGATGCTCGAGAGCTCTAGTCTAAAATTTTTGGAAGTGGTGATAAAGGTGTCGAGGTCAATTTATAGGAATGATCCCAACTTGAACTTTTGGGAATAGACATAACACTCTTGTGTTTAATGGTAAACCCTTTTCCAAATATATGCCTGGGTATTATTGAAGGTGcccctttcatgtgcctcacatctatttctatctacattgactattagaaaagtttcatgaagtttggagccaagaagtcacctgaaatgataagttataacctttctaGAAATGCTTCATCAGGgaatggaaacatgggatgtcgaccaaaccttgacACCTTACCCAAATAAccctaattgaactctacaacaaatgtCATGAAAGTTTCATATTGAGCAAATGCAAGAAAATACTTCAATGGACCAAAAAGCATAATTTAAAGCTTTATtgtgatgctgctttgaccaaagtaaagGAAAGGCTTCTGttcaagatacaaggtttgaccttaaatgaaagttgtagtttagtttgtgtgctacaaactttgtttttagaTCAAAGGCTGAGTCCATGTCTATGCTTGTCATACAGAGGACTCAAGATTGAATCTGCTGCTATTTTCAGCCATTAAAAATATTCAAAGTCTGAGATTTCAGTGGCAATGATGATTGATGTGTCGTGTTCCTGTGTTTTTGGTAAGAAACTTGATTTTATccaaaaatagaagttggagTTAACTCCATGGAGAGGAACTCAGAGAAGTTGGGCCATAGTTTGACTTTGTTTTGATCATTAAGATTGAGTTCCCTTAATTGCTGTCAATGCAtttacaatgccatcttggagcTTAATTATCTGCTAACCTTTTGCCCAAATAACCGTGCACCCTTAAGAGAAACTGTAGACCATCAGGAGGgcaacaactttgcttaaggcaCCTAGGACTAAATATGCTTGGAAGATGCTATTTTTGGGACCCAAAGTTGGACACACCGTTGCCCGCCAATAGCTCGACAAAATGCCCACGCATCCTCCATGCGCGAGAACGCACCGCACCATTGCTGCCATGTGCTCCTATGCTGCTCTCTCTCTCACGCGCGTGTGA is from Miscanthus floridulus cultivar M001 chromosome 7, ASM1932011v1, whole genome shotgun sequence and encodes:
- the LOC136467738 gene encoding uncharacterized protein At5g39570-like, encoding MAAAGVFWGGGRADEVADFDEYDPTPYGGGYDIALTFGRPLPPSEETCYPISTATSSASSYDRPQQAQHGGRRPGGSEESHGSAAGYGGGGGYAGAGRPHQPHKEETHGYGRKGHDDDDEQQAYRKPKPAYGDDHEQQAYRKPKPSYGDDDDDQAYRKPKPSYGDEKPSYGRKKKGDADDDDSDDDDNRKPRYKKNDDDDSDDDDKKKRYEKNNRRRHDYDD